In Zerene cesonia ecotype Mississippi chromosome 18, Zerene_cesonia_1.1, whole genome shotgun sequence, the following are encoded in one genomic region:
- the LOC119834050 gene encoding homeobox protein SIX6-like, with protein RLRGRPLGPVDKYRVRKKFPLPRTIWDGEQKTHCFKERTRSLLREWYLQDPYPNPTKKRELAAATGLTPTQVGNWFKNRRQRDRAAAAKNRSAVLGRGFASSSTYDEDSADSEINVDEE; from the coding sequence CGACTCCGCGGCCGGCCGCTGGGGCCCGTCGACAAGTATCGCGTACGAAAGAAGTTTCCCCTGCCCAGAACTATTTGGGACGGTGAACAAAAGACACATTGTTTCAAAGAACGGACTCGATCGTTGTTGAGAGAGTGGTATCTGCAGGACCCTTACCCGAACCCCACTAAGAAGCGGGAGCTGGCGGCGGCGACGGGGCTGACGCCGACGCAGGTGGGCAACTGGTTCAAGAACCGGCGGCAGAGGgaccgcgccgccgccgccaaGAATAGGTCGGCGGTGCTAGGCAGAGGGTTCGCTTCCTCCTCCACCTACGACGAGGACTCGGCCGACTCGGAGATCAACGTCGACGAAGAGTGA